From a region of the Mus pahari chromosome 12, PAHARI_EIJ_v1.1, whole genome shotgun sequence genome:
- the LOC110329356 gene encoding keratin-associated protein 20-2-like, giving the protein MCYYAGYYGGLGYGYGGLGYGYCCGCGCGYGGYGGYGYGCCRPLCCRRYWSCGFY; this is encoded by the coding sequence ATGTGTTACTATGCAGGATACTATGGAGGCCTGGGCTATGGCTATGGTGGCCTAGGTTATGGCTattgctgtggctgtggctgtggctatggTGGCTATGGTGGCTATGGTTATGGCTGCTGCCGCCCACTGTGCTGTAGAAGGTACTGGTCCTGTGGCTTCTACTGA
- the LOC110329351 gene encoding keratin-associated protein 20-2-like, whose amino-acid sequence MCFYGSYYGGLGYGYGGLGCGYGCGYGCGIGGYGGYGYGCCRPLCCGRYWSCGFY is encoded by the coding sequence ATGTGCTTCTATGGCAGCTACTATGGAGGCCTGGGCTATGGCTATGGTGGCCTaggctgtggctatggctgtggctatggctgtggcaTTGGTGGCTATGGTGGCTATGGTTATGGCTGCTGCCGCCCACTGTGCTGTGGAAGGTACTGGTCCTGTGGCTTCTACTGA